A stretch of Cyanobacterium sp. HL-69 DNA encodes these proteins:
- the rpoE gene encoding ECF subfamily RNA polymerase sigma-70 factor RpoE, producing MTVLADDHTKMTDSELIQRCQLGDESSFRLVYQRYRHKVRATLFKLCGQEILDDLTQEVFLKAWKALPKLRESRYFSTWLYRICWNVACDRRKQLAKIRRDKKTLYQYAPEVVLDQGQLLQMHYQEIVQQGLQNLKMDHRVVLVLHDLEDLPQKEIAEILSIPVGTVKSRLFNARKAMRKFLEHQGVKI from the coding sequence ATGACAGTGTTAGCGGATGATCACACCAAAATGACCGATTCTGAATTAATTCAGAGGTGTCAACTTGGCGACGAGAGTTCCTTTCGTTTAGTATATCAACGTTACCGACACAAGGTAAGAGCAACTTTGTTCAAGCTATGCGGTCAAGAAATACTTGATGATTTAACCCAAGAAGTTTTCTTAAAAGCGTGGAAGGCGTTGCCAAAACTTAGGGAATCGAGATATTTTTCAACTTGGCTATACCGCATTTGTTGGAATGTTGCGTGCGATCGCCGTAAACAATTAGCCAAAATTCGTAGAGACAAAAAAACTCTTTATCAATATGCTCCTGAAGTAGTCCTTGACCAAGGACAGTTATTACAAATGCACTATCAGGAGATAGTACAACAAGGGTTACAAAATCTCAAAATGGATCATCGTGTGGTTTTAGTTTTACATGACCTAGAAGACTTACCCCAAAAGGAGATTGCCGAAATACTATCTATTCCCGTGGGTACAGTAAAATCAAGATTGTTTAATGCTCGTAAAGCCATGCGTAAATTTTTAGAACATCAGGGGGTTAAAATATGA
- the cikA gene encoding two-component system, sensor histidine kinase and response regulator, which translates to MANYNLSLHNKIISQQMLDKLYHLWEETAKKQEDDFIFLSQSDFSKTKKTAIKNIYYHNFKLIINPEFQALLLIEKEINDFYSQVTISFCLQEIKKFYDKIKPFFSLQHNKKIEKNLDHISIGNNSYGQQFIVDVLEIFSNPLNLKEKAENNALTETYSIETILENRIKQEEILHTLTQKIQDNINLESIIQTTLDQVQSLLKIDRLFIYQINVPFEKDDEKRCIDIVTYETKASKNIDSLLSLSNDDYFKGIDCEGKYAEDFILIVDDVGNSSLDDYLVEVMGKLKVKAKIIIPIVVKHRTWALLVAHQCESVRVWHDNEIKFLKHISEYLAVAVYQYDYYQQLQEQKKALEKQVEKKAKQLQDALILAEVAQQSKSEFLGSISHELRTPLTCIIGLSGTLLHWSKDGSDRILTPEKQTRYLKIIQDNGRKLLQLINNILDFTEIESGKYLLNIEAIALKSIAQMVLLYGLEIARNKGVMVQMDYRVEENEDLFYADGERLYQILLNLIDNAIKFTGAGGEVILRVWREGNQGVFQVEDTGIGICEEQLPLLFTKFQQLENYRTRTNPGTGLGLALTKHLVELHGGIIEVESLVDKGSSFTVYLPNSDSSPLIRQPEKSTSLPNGEVNKTVVVICEDDEIGTFLCELLTAADYQVIWLFDVTDAVSKIDLINPRVIVLEQNQSVSLTLAMEIKALSNPDVYLMIIRDEISGQDWEELSNFGVDEYLLKPLQPRILLKKINKVMERAS; encoded by the coding sequence ATGGCTAACTATAATCTCTCTCTCCATAACAAAATTATCTCTCAACAGATGTTAGATAAACTTTATCATCTCTGGGAAGAAACTGCTAAAAAACAGGAGGATGATTTCATTTTTCTCAGTCAGAGTGACTTTAGTAAAACGAAAAAAACAGCCATAAAAAATATTTATTATCATAATTTTAAGTTAATTATTAATCCTGAATTTCAAGCACTTCTTTTGATAGAAAAAGAAATTAACGATTTTTATTCTCAGGTAACTATTAGCTTTTGTCTTCAAGAAATTAAAAAGTTTTATGACAAAATTAAACCTTTTTTTAGTTTACAACATAATAAAAAAATAGAAAAAAATCTTGATCATATTTCTATAGGAAATAATAGTTATGGTCAACAATTTATTGTTGACGTTTTAGAAATTTTTAGTAATCCTCTTAATCTAAAAGAGAAAGCGGAGAATAACGCTCTTACAGAGACTTATTCCATTGAAACTATTTTAGAAAATAGAATTAAGCAAGAAGAAATCTTGCATACATTAACTCAAAAAATTCAAGATAATATAAATTTAGAATCTATTATTCAAACTACTTTGGATCAGGTTCAAAGTTTATTAAAAATAGATCGTCTGTTTATCTATCAAATCAACGTCCCTTTTGAAAAGGATGATGAAAAAAGGTGTATTGATATTGTCACCTATGAAACTAAGGCATCAAAAAACATCGACTCTTTACTAAGTTTGAGTAATGATGATTACTTTAAGGGCATTGATTGTGAAGGTAAGTATGCGGAAGATTTTATCCTCATTGTTGATGATGTTGGTAACAGTAGTTTAGATGATTATTTAGTTGAAGTAATGGGGAAATTAAAGGTAAAAGCCAAAATAATTATTCCTATTGTAGTTAAGCACCGAACATGGGCTTTACTCGTTGCTCATCAGTGCGAAAGTGTCAGGGTTTGGCATGATAATGAGATTAAGTTTCTAAAGCATATTAGCGAGTATTTAGCTGTGGCAGTGTATCAATATGATTATTATCAACAGTTGCAGGAACAAAAAAAAGCCCTAGAGAAGCAGGTAGAAAAGAAGGCAAAGCAACTACAGGATGCTTTAATTTTGGCGGAGGTAGCCCAACAGTCTAAGAGTGAGTTTTTGGGTAGTATTAGTCACGAATTAAGAACTCCTTTGACTTGTATTATTGGTTTATCGGGAACTTTGTTACATTGGTCGAAGGATGGTAGCGATCGCATTTTAACTCCAGAAAAGCAAACTAGATATTTAAAAATAATTCAAGATAATGGACGAAAGTTATTACAGTTAATTAATAATATTCTTGATTTTACAGAAATTGAGTCGGGTAAGTATTTATTAAATATAGAGGCGATCGCCCTTAAAAGTATCGCTCAGATGGTCTTGCTTTATGGTTTGGAAATTGCCCGTAATAAAGGGGTGATGGTACAAATGGATTATCGAGTGGAAGAGAATGAAGATTTATTTTATGCTGATGGAGAAAGACTTTATCAAATACTGCTTAATTTGATTGACAATGCCATCAAGTTTACAGGGGCAGGAGGAGAGGTAATTTTAAGGGTATGGAGAGAAGGTAATCAAGGGGTTTTTCAGGTGGAGGATACAGGTATTGGAATTTGTGAAGAGCAACTTCCTTTGTTGTTTACTAAATTTCAACAACTAGAAAATTATCGTACTCGTACGAATCCGGGAACAGGGCTGGGATTGGCTCTAACTAAGCATTTGGTGGAACTTCATGGGGGGATAATCGAGGTAGAGTCCTTGGTTGATAAGGGTTCTAGCTTTACGGTTTATTTACCCAATTCTGATTCTAGTCCTTTGATTCGACAGCCAGAAAAATCTACTTCTTTGCCTAATGGCGAGGTGAATAAGACTGTGGTGGTTATTTGTGAAGATGACGAAATTGGTACTTTTTTGTGTGAGTTGCTGACAGCGGCCGATTATCAGGTGATTTGGTTATTTGATGTTACAGATGCCGTTAGTAAGATTGATTTAATAAATCCTCGGGTGATTGTTTTAGAACAAAATCAATCGGTTTCTTTAACTTTAGCCATGGAAATTAAGGCTTTGAGTAATCCTGATGTTTATTTGATGATTATTCGGGATGAAATTAGTGGTCAAGATTGGGAGGAGTTATCTAATTTTGGGGTGGATGAATATTTATTGAAGCCTTTGCAACCTCGCATTTTGCTTAAAAAGATTAATAAAGTAATGGAAAGAGCTAGTTAG
- a CDS encoding two-component sensor histidine kinase yields the protein MLTPLFCHWHNESPEERKNRHQEAIARLELNKNKVIPMFDEATQISARVLNAPICILGILHGEEYNFKSGFGVANFGFNSELIRSRKIPKEDSFATYVIDSKKPLKIENTLKDSFFFQNVLVQHHQIKAYLGVPLITAEGECIGCLEIFDLESRPFSDEQIEYFSLTARWCIAEYERDFLINNAQTPQNISYESNINQLSSSLQTLSDHNLDYQSTYSINLRIKLVNQLIQKISLPLTSVIGMSSVLKQGIYGKINEKQLEYLNIIYDSGQEITALLDEITSLGVIENNNNLELSLVDIEIIAGQITQSLQISAQNKQCSLRISLEPGEKLWYLDREKIKQTIYYLVTTIIETARPGGNIQVHFSHQQSEIKITTIIKHPWLGDGIPYEKTESYLKAIQRYYDTDKKNKSEEQIKSYLDEIKTCSYDMITLLFSCHLAKLQQGNIKLKGTPELGYRFEVNIPTTPHHLESH from the coding sequence ATGCTGACACCCCTATTTTGTCATTGGCATAATGAATCTCCAGAGGAGAGAAAGAATCGTCACCAAGAGGCGATCGCACGGTTAGAGCTGAATAAAAATAAAGTCATTCCCATGTTTGACGAAGCCACCCAAATATCAGCCCGTGTGCTTAATGCCCCCATATGTATCTTAGGCATTCTCCATGGGGAAGAATACAACTTTAAATCAGGATTCGGGGTTGCCAACTTTGGCTTCAATAGTGAATTAATCCGCTCTCGTAAAATCCCCAAAGAAGATTCTTTCGCCACCTACGTAATTGATAGTAAAAAACCCCTCAAAATTGAGAATACCCTAAAAGATTCTTTTTTTTTCCAAAATGTCTTGGTGCAACATCATCAAATTAAAGCCTACTTAGGTGTACCTCTCATTACCGCCGAGGGAGAATGTATTGGTTGTTTAGAAATCTTTGACCTAGAATCTCGTCCATTTTCCGATGAACAAATCGAATATTTTTCCCTTACCGCCCGTTGGTGCATCGCAGAATATGAAAGAGACTTTTTAATCAATAACGCTCAAACACCCCAAAACATAAGCTATGAGAGCAACATAAATCAACTCTCCTCTTCTCTTCAAACACTATCTGACCATAACCTAGACTATCAAAGTACTTATTCAATTAATCTGAGGATAAAATTAGTTAATCAATTAATTCAAAAAATATCCCTCCCCCTAACCTCCGTTATAGGTATGTCTAGCGTCCTAAAACAAGGTATCTATGGCAAAATAAATGAAAAACAACTGGAATACCTAAACATTATCTATGATAGTGGTCAAGAAATCACCGCCTTATTAGATGAAATTACTAGCCTTGGAGTCATAGAAAATAACAACAATTTAGAACTAAGCCTAGTTGATATTGAAATAATAGCAGGACAAATTACTCAGTCCTTACAAATTTCTGCTCAAAATAAACAATGTTCCCTACGCATATCCCTCGAACCTGGGGAAAAACTTTGGTATTTGGATAGAGAAAAAATTAAACAGACCATTTATTATCTTGTCACAACTATTATAGAAACCGCTAGACCGGGAGGCAATATTCAAGTCCATTTTTCCCACCAGCAATCTGAGATTAAAATAACCACCATCATCAAACATCCATGGCTAGGAGATGGTATTCCCTACGAAAAAACAGAAAGCTATCTCAAAGCAATTCAACGGTATTATGACACAGATAAAAAAAATAAATCTGAAGAGCAAATAAAATCTTATTTGGATGAGATTAAAACCTGTAGCTACGATATGATAACCCTATTATTTAGTTGTCATCTAGCAAAATTGCAACAAGGCAATATCAAACTAAAAGGAACCCCAGAATTGGGCTATCGCTTTGAGGTGAATATTCCCACAACCCCTCATCACCTTGAATCCCACTAA
- a CDS encoding Amidase enhancer, protein MSHKSLTSLVCHNLLANQWSILFSSMLLLGVNIPYSAAQGVELRVGVVQRFGEEGDDKLIISSTEGDSLNLRFRERGEDGNNPVRNLATNQVTLTIAPKALEERKIQEIVILGDHATFETAEDDANRWRNLGIEVEITQPGRWQVWAKRDVYNTPLLKRLLLNSIKASDMEGVYIETEVLLEIPEVAFSVGNSSYTVDYLDILTNKNLVRVREGNDGPVRLYGGRLNIQPNAYGNYTLVNRVDIETYLRGVVPHEIGANAPRAAAEAQTIIARTYALRNTRRFEADNYEMCATTHCQVYYGLAQTSNLSDRAIASTRGLVLTYDDELVDALYFSTSGGITSAFSDTWNGEDRSYLQPVIDAPTPIWNLEQNPLSVEANFRRFISLDRGFNEVGRRLFRWNRPRALDDLNNDLRKYLERIRHPLAEFTTIKKMEVTQRSISGRILVMEVETDLGMVKLEKNEVRSAFEPPVSTLFYLEPIYTNGNQLDGYRFVGGGFGHGVGLSQFGSYNLASRGYSAQQILEFYYPEATIQPLNTSIVWWQGANN, encoded by the coding sequence ATGAGTCATAAATCGTTAACTTCCTTGGTGTGCCATAATCTCTTGGCTAACCAGTGGTCTATTCTTTTTTCTTCTATGCTTCTTTTGGGGGTTAATATACCCTATTCTGCCGCCCAAGGGGTGGAGTTGAGGGTTGGTGTGGTACAACGATTTGGGGAAGAAGGAGATGATAAGTTAATTATCAGTAGTACGGAGGGGGATAGTCTTAACCTCAGATTTCGTGAGCGGGGAGAGGATGGTAATAACCCTGTGCGTAATCTTGCCACAAATCAAGTTACTTTGACCATTGCCCCAAAAGCCCTTGAAGAAAGAAAAATTCAGGAAATCGTTATTTTGGGAGATCATGCTACCTTTGAAACAGCGGAGGATGATGCTAACCGTTGGCGAAATTTGGGCATTGAGGTGGAAATTACTCAACCAGGACGCTGGCAGGTATGGGCAAAAAGGGATGTTTACAATACTCCTTTACTCAAAAGGTTGTTGTTAAATAGCATTAAAGCCTCGGATATGGAGGGGGTTTATATTGAAACGGAGGTTTTATTAGAAATTCCTGAAGTGGCTTTTTCTGTGGGCAACAGTAGTTATACGGTTGATTACCTTGATATTTTGACCAATAAAAATTTGGTGAGGGTAAGGGAAGGAAATGATGGTCCTGTGCGTTTGTATGGTGGTCGTTTAAACATCCAACCCAATGCCTACGGTAACTATACCCTTGTGAATCGGGTTGATATAGAAACTTATTTACGAGGGGTGGTACCCCATGAAATTGGGGCTAATGCACCCCGAGCGGCTGCGGAAGCACAAACCATTATTGCCCGTACTTATGCCCTGCGTAATACCCGTCGCTTTGAGGCTGATAATTATGAAATGTGTGCTACAACCCATTGTCAGGTATATTATGGATTGGCACAAACTTCTAATCTGTCGGATCGGGCGATCGCCTCTACCCGTGGTTTAGTATTAACCTATGATGATGAGTTGGTGGATGCTCTCTATTTTTCCACCTCTGGGGGCATCACATCAGCCTTTAGTGACACTTGGAATGGGGAAGATAGATCTTACCTTCAACCAGTGATCGATGCCCCTACCCCCATTTGGAATTTAGAACAAAATCCCCTTAGCGTTGAGGCAAACTTTAGACGTTTTATCTCCCTTGATAGGGGGTTTAACGAGGTGGGGCGCCGTCTATTTCGCTGGAATCGTCCCCGCGCCCTTGATGATCTTAACAACGATTTACGTAAGTATTTGGAGCGAATCCGTCATCCCTTGGCAGAATTTACAACCATCAAAAAAATGGAAGTTACTCAACGCTCCATATCAGGTAGAATCTTGGTCATGGAAGTGGAAACGGATTTAGGTATGGTAAAACTAGAAAAAAATGAGGTAAGAAGCGCTTTTGAGCCTCCTGTGAGTACCTTATTTTACCTTGAGCCAATATATACAAATGGTAATCAATTGGATGGCTATCGTTTTGTAGGAGGTGGTTTTGGTCATGGGGTAGGCTTAAGTCAATTTGGCAGTTATAATCTTGCTAGTCGGGGTTATTCTGCCCAACAAATTCTCGAATTTTATTATCCAGAAGCAACAATTCAGCCCCTTAATACTTCCATTGTTTGGTGGCAAGGGGCAAATAATTGA
- a CDS encoding choloylglycine hydrolase, producing MFLSSFTNLINNSDFVKAIALSAMMVNLLQLPVLGCTRAVYLGNENLVITGRTMDWLTQMDSNLWAFPRGIERSGLAGAKSMAWTSKYGSVGVSVWDIGIADGMNEMGLVANMLYLTETEFPTPSADDSRKAISLSLWVQYMLDNFATVEEAVAAMEKDEFYVIPMKSPDGKEGTVHLSISDATGDSAIFEYIDGKLQIHHSRDYQVMTNSPPFEQQMALNGYWQNIGGTTMLPGTNRASDRFVRASFYINAVPKTADAVQGIANVFSVMRNTSVPLGISTPERPEISSTIWRTVADQKNRRYFFESTRQPNVFWVDMANLDLSAGSPSRKLTLTDGTIFSGDTSGLFETTETMQFLPAAD from the coding sequence ATGTTTTTATCATCGTTTACCAACCTTATCAATAATTCCGACTTCGTCAAAGCGATCGCACTTTCAGCCATGATGGTTAATTTGCTTCAACTCCCTGTCTTAGGCTGTACCAGAGCAGTATATCTTGGAAACGAAAATCTAGTCATCACTGGTCGTACCATGGATTGGCTAACCCAGATGGATAGCAACCTGTGGGCATTTCCAAGGGGCATAGAAAGAAGTGGACTAGCGGGAGCAAAATCCATGGCTTGGACATCAAAATATGGTAGCGTGGGGGTTAGTGTTTGGGATATTGGCATCGCCGATGGCATGAACGAAATGGGGTTAGTGGCTAATATGCTTTATCTCACTGAAACAGAATTTCCCACCCCCAGTGCGGATGATTCTCGTAAAGCAATATCATTATCCCTATGGGTACAGTATATGCTCGACAACTTCGCCACCGTAGAAGAAGCAGTGGCGGCCATGGAGAAAGACGAATTTTATGTTATCCCCATGAAATCCCCCGACGGAAAAGAAGGAACCGTTCACCTTTCTATCTCTGATGCCACAGGGGATTCGGCCATTTTTGAATATATTGATGGGAAGTTGCAAATTCACCATAGCCGAGACTATCAAGTTATGACCAACTCGCCCCCCTTTGAGCAACAAATGGCATTAAATGGTTATTGGCAAAATATTGGTGGTACAACCATGTTACCCGGTACTAATCGAGCGAGCGATCGCTTTGTGAGAGCTTCTTTTTATATCAATGCCGTCCCTAAAACCGCCGATGCGGTGCAAGGAATTGCCAATGTTTTTTCCGTAATGCGTAACACTTCCGTTCCCCTAGGTATTTCAACTCCCGAACGCCCCGAAATCTCCTCAACTATTTGGCGTACTGTGGCCGATCAAAAAAATCGACGCTATTTCTTTGAGTCAACTCGTCAGCCCAATGTTTTTTGGGTCGATATGGCTAACTTAGACTTATCAGCGGGGAGTCCAAGCCGAAAATTAACCCTCACTGACGGTACAATTTTTTCTGGGGATACTTCAGGACTATTTGAAACGACCGAAACAATGCAGTTTCTTCCAGCAGCGGATTAA
- a CDS encoding small conductance mechanosensitive ion channel, whose amino-acid sequence MGKEIGKNLVFAPADMAEDVSQKLATNFTLEKVLYALLALFLAYGAVFFIQKITNWIAERVPRRYRLLTKQSLPFWKGLILISTITYLIRLFFNLSESNLLALTGSIAVAVGFAFKDYISSIIAGVVALFESPYRVGDRVQIGDHYGEVVSYGLRGIQIQTPDDNTVTIPHNKAWTEAISNSNGGNLEAQVATEFFFEHDADDEMIINILYQAAYSSKYTQLKLPIAVLMKEEEWGTKFKLRCYPMDARDEFPYQTDLIRRAKKALARHNVAYLKRLSDG is encoded by the coding sequence ATGGGTAAGGAAATAGGAAAAAATTTGGTTTTTGCTCCGGCAGACATGGCAGAAGATGTCTCGCAGAAGTTGGCGACAAATTTTACTCTCGAGAAAGTACTTTATGCTCTTTTAGCCTTATTTCTTGCCTATGGGGCTGTTTTTTTCATCCAAAAAATTACTAATTGGATTGCAGAAAGAGTACCTCGCCGTTATCGCTTATTAACAAAGCAATCTTTACCTTTTTGGAAGGGGTTAATTTTAATTAGCACTATTACTTATTTGATAAGGTTATTTTTTAATCTATCTGAATCTAATTTGTTAGCGTTGACTGGTAGTATCGCCGTAGCCGTGGGTTTTGCTTTTAAAGATTATATTAGTTCTATTATTGCTGGGGTGGTTGCCTTATTTGAAAGTCCTTATCGTGTGGGCGATCGCGTTCAGATAGGCGATCACTATGGAGAGGTTGTCAGCTATGGCTTACGGGGTATTCAAATTCAAACCCCCGATGATAATACTGTCACCATACCCCATAATAAAGCATGGACAGAAGCTATCTCAAACTCCAATGGTGGTAATTTAGAAGCTCAAGTTGCCACAGAGTTTTTCTTTGAGCATGATGCGGATGATGAAATGATTATTAATATTCTTTATCAGGCGGCCTATAGCAGTAAATATACTCAATTAAAATTACCTATTGCTGTGTTGATGAAAGAGGAAGAATGGGGAACAAAATTTAAACTACGTTGTTATCCCATGGATGCAAGGGATGAGTTTCCCTATCAAACAGATTTAATTCGTCGAGCAAAAAAAGCCTTAGCCCGTCATAATGTTGCTTATCTAAAAAGACTTTCGGATGGTTAA
- the yidH gene encoding putative membrane protein has product MSKLPKIDRQREHQANERTFLAWLRTSIALIGFGFALTRFGIFLKQLEISLTRERLSQNGLLNSENLGVVLVVLGILVIGVALHNYNRAFWQIERAEYQPNRFMVFMTALLVVIVGFLSLAVMIRRNPLPIYNPPSPQNYLDD; this is encoded by the coding sequence ATGTCTAAATTACCAAAAATAGACCGCCAAAGAGAGCATCAAGCCAACGAACGCACCTTCTTGGCATGGTTACGTACTTCCATTGCCCTTATCGGTTTTGGTTTTGCCCTCACCCGTTTTGGTATTTTCCTTAAACAGTTAGAAATATCTTTAACAAGGGAAAGACTTAGTCAAAATGGCTTACTCAACTCGGAAAATTTAGGTGTTGTCCTCGTGGTTTTAGGAATATTAGTCATTGGAGTTGCCCTTCATAACTATAATCGAGCTTTTTGGCAAATTGAAAGGGCTGAGTATCAACCTAATCGTTTTATGGTGTTTATGACAGCCCTTCTGGTGGTTATTGTGGGTTTTCTGAGTTTGGCGGTGATGATTAGACGCAATCCTTTACCTATTTACAATCCTCCGTCACCACAAAATTATCTCGACGACTAA
- a CDS encoding transporter: protein MNVILSAVLPVGLIIIIGYIAGQKLNLDQSSLCQLSIYILAPAIVADSLYRNTVSGRSVVLIILTYGLISLVIYGVIWLFAFILKVDKDNRQSIFAVILCPNNGNMGLPITTFALGDEGLDRAIIYMIGSSIFLFGMLPAILSNRGIKKGIILTLRLPLIWAMVFGAMLNISGVELPFNLGRSMELLGISAIPIALIILGMQLAQSKFILTLGECLLALAKLIVAPLIAVGVGRITGLEGIDLQVLVLQTAMPTAVNTLVMVKEFGGNGTIVAQTIIISTVMSFITLPVVIWLI from the coding sequence ATGAATGTAATTTTGTCGGCGGTTTTACCTGTCGGGTTAATAATTATTATCGGTTACATCGCAGGGCAAAAGCTAAATTTAGATCAATCTAGTCTTTGTCAGTTGAGTATTTATATTCTTGCCCCTGCTATTGTGGCAGATAGCCTCTATCGTAATACGGTTTCGGGAAGAAGTGTCGTACTCATTATCTTAACTTATGGGCTAATTTCTCTAGTTATTTATGGTGTAATTTGGTTATTTGCATTCATTCTCAAGGTTGATAAGGATAACCGACAAAGTATTTTTGCAGTGATTCTTTGCCCGAATAATGGCAATATGGGCTTACCGATAACTACTTTTGCATTAGGAGATGAGGGTTTAGATAGAGCTATTATTTATATGATTGGTTCTAGTATTTTTTTATTTGGAATGCTTCCTGCTATTTTGAGTAACAGAGGAATCAAAAAGGGAATTATTTTAACTTTAAGGCTTCCTTTGATTTGGGCGATGGTTTTTGGGGCTATGCTCAATATTAGTGGGGTTGAGTTGCCGTTTAATTTAGGCAGAAGTATGGAGTTATTGGGAATTTCGGCAATTCCTATTGCTTTGATCATTTTGGGAATGCAGTTGGCACAAAGCAAATTTATTTTGACGCTGGGGGAGTGTTTATTGGCTTTGGCTAAGTTAATTGTCGCCCCTTTGATAGCGGTGGGAGTAGGCAGAATAACGGGATTGGAGGGGATAGATTTACAGGTGTTGGTATTACAAACGGCTATGCCTACGGCGGTTAATACTCTTGTGATGGTGAAGGAGTTTGGGGGGAATGGGACTATTGTAGCTCAAACTATTATCATTTCTACGGTAATGAGTTTTATTACTTTACCTGTGGTGATTTGGTTAATATAA
- a CDS encoding ADP-heptose synthase / D-glycero-beta-D-manno-heptose 7-phosphate kinase, producing MIDEQEFILKLRQEKHRLNEVLDSFKNLNLLVIGDLTLDEFLTGEVERLSREAPVLILRHEDTNQIPGGGANAVYNLAKLGANIRVAGYVGNDIQGDALLKIFESAHIDTRGIIKDYSRPTVTKTRIAGHARQSVTQQIVRVDRKSDALPSEELQLELSDYIEGQLYHVDGVVCSDYGDGVFTQPIIKSSLNHHLVVVDTQKDLQRFSGATLFTPNLPEAELAVGYAINDEASVLSAGKDLLAKTQAKYMLITRGEEGMSLFSYQDNQLRVEHIPAFNRTDVFDVTGAGDTVVAALSLALCSGATPWEAAVLGNLAASIVVRVFGTATTSIEEMKEALNIYLEEN from the coding sequence ATGATTGATGAGCAGGAATTTATCCTTAAATTAAGACAAGAAAAACATCGATTAAATGAAGTTTTAGATAGTTTTAAAAACCTTAATTTACTGGTGATAGGAGATTTAACCCTTGATGAGTTTTTGACAGGAGAAGTTGAGCGACTTTCGAGGGAAGCCCCTGTCTTAATATTACGTCATGAAGACACTAATCAAATTCCCGGGGGCGGTGCCAATGCTGTTTATAATTTGGCTAAACTGGGGGCTAATATTCGAGTGGCTGGATATGTGGGAAACGACATTCAGGGGGATGCCCTTTTAAAAATTTTTGAGTCTGCCCATATCGACACGAGGGGCATCATAAAAGATTATAGTCGCCCTACGGTGACCAAGACTCGTATTGCTGGTCATGCGAGGCAGTCTGTTACTCAACAAATCGTTAGGGTTGATAGAAAATCTGATGCTTTACCTTCTGAAGAGTTACAGTTAGAATTATCAGATTATATCGAAGGTCAATTGTACCATGTGGATGGGGTAGTTTGTTCGGATTATGGGGATGGGGTATTTACTCAACCTATTATTAAGTCTTCTTTAAATCATCATTTGGTGGTGGTGGATACTCAAAAGGATTTACAACGGTTTTCGGGGGCAACGCTTTTTACTCCTAATTTACCTGAGGCTGAATTGGCGGTGGGTTATGCTATCAATGATGAAGCTAGTGTGTTGTCGGCAGGAAAGGATTTATTAGCTAAGACTCAGGCTAAATATATGTTGATTACTAGGGGTGAGGAGGGAATGAGTTTGTTTTCTTACCAAGATAATCAATTACGGGTAGAGCATATTCCTGCTTTTAATCGCACGGATGTTTTTGATGTGACGGGGGCAGGAGATACAGTGGTGGCGGCACTTTCTTTGGCTTTATGTAGTGGGGCGACTCCTTGGGAGGCAGCGGTTTTGGGCAATTTGGCTGCTAGTATTGTGGTAAGAGTATTTGGCACGGCAACTACTTCTATTGAGGAAATGAAGGAAGCTCTTAATATATATTTAGAGGAAAACTAG